A DNA window from Providencia huaxiensis contains the following coding sequences:
- a CDS encoding FxsA family protein, whose translation MRWLPLILICILVYIESVIFVRVASEVGVLMTLILVVLTSCLGVSLVKNQGMKNVLQIQQKLASGESPAAEMIKSVALVLAGFLLIVPGFFTDFIGLLLLLPPIQKLIVMRLIPHIRFYQPGSGFNQTGNSGHQRGDIFEGEFQRKQDDPSFTIDNSDKTDLSDKDDRPKS comes from the coding sequence GTGCGCTGGTTACCACTCATTCTGATATGTATTCTCGTTTACATTGAATCCGTCATTTTTGTGCGGGTTGCATCCGAAGTGGGTGTTTTAATGACTTTGATTTTAGTTGTTTTAACATCGTGCTTAGGTGTGTCACTCGTTAAAAATCAAGGCATGAAAAATGTACTGCAAATCCAACAAAAGTTAGCGTCGGGTGAAAGCCCAGCAGCTGAAATGATCAAGAGCGTTGCATTGGTTTTAGCGGGTTTCTTGTTGATTGTGCCTGGCTTTTTTACGGATTTCATTGGCTTACTGTTATTGTTGCCACCCATTCAAAAGCTTATTGTAATGCGCTTAATTCCTCATATTCGTTTCTACCAGCCGGGTTCTGGTTTCAATCAAACGGGAAATAGCGGCCATCAACGTGGCGATATTTTTGAGGGGGAATTCCAACGTAAGCAAGATGATCCTTCTTTTACAATTGATAACTCAGATAAAACAGATTTATCAGATAAAGACGATCGCCCTAAGTCATAA
- the groL gene encoding chaperonin GroEL (60 kDa chaperone family; promotes refolding of misfolded polypeptides especially under stressful conditions; forms two stacked rings of heptamers to form a barrel-shaped 14mer; ends can be capped by GroES; misfolded proteins enter the barrel where they are refolded when GroES binds) — MAAKDVKFGSDARTKMLRGVNVLADAVKVTLGPKGRNVVLDKSFGSPVITKDGVSVAREIELEDKFENMGAQMVKEVASKANDAAGDGTTTATVLAQAIITEGLKAVAAGMNPMDLKRGIDKAVVAAVEELKALSVPCSDTKSIAQVGTISANSDETVGKLIAEAMDKVGKEGVITVEEGTGLEDELDVVEGMQFDRGYLSPYFINKPETGAVELENPFILLVDKKVSNIRELLPVLEGVAKASKPLLIIAEDVEGEALATLVVNTMRGIVKVAAVKAPGFGDRRKAMLQDIAILTNGTVISEEIGMELEKATLEDLGQAKRIVINKDTTTIIDGVGEESAIAGRVAQIRQQIEESSSDYDREKLQERVAKLAGGVAVIKVGAATEVEMKEKRARVDDALHATRAAVEEGVVAGGGTALVRVAAKLEGMKGDNEEQTVGIRVALRAMEAPMRQIVTNAGEEASVVVNNVKAAKGNEGYNAATDAYGDMIDMGILDPTKVTRSALQFAASIAGLMITTEAMITEMPKSDAPDLGGAGMGGMGGMGGMM; from the coding sequence ATGGCAGCTAAAGACGTTAAATTTGGTAGTGATGCACGTACGAAAATGCTTCGTGGTGTGAATGTTCTGGCAGACGCAGTAAAAGTGACTTTAGGTCCTAAAGGCCGTAACGTAGTTTTAGATAAATCTTTTGGTTCACCAGTTATCACCAAAGATGGTGTTTCAGTTGCACGTGAAATCGAATTAGAAGACAAATTCGAAAACATGGGCGCTCAAATGGTGAAAGAAGTTGCTTCTAAAGCTAACGACGCTGCGGGTGACGGTACAACAACTGCAACTGTATTGGCTCAAGCTATCATTACTGAAGGCTTAAAAGCGGTTGCTGCGGGTATGAACCCAATGGACCTGAAACGTGGTATCGACAAAGCCGTCGTTGCTGCAGTTGAAGAGCTGAAAGCCCTGTCTGTTCCTTGTTCAGACACTAAATCAATCGCACAGGTTGGTACTATTTCTGCAAACTCCGACGAAACCGTGGGTAAATTAATTGCAGAAGCTATGGATAAAGTCGGTAAAGAAGGCGTTATCACGGTTGAAGAAGGTACTGGTCTGGAAGATGAGCTGGATGTGGTTGAAGGTATGCAATTTGACCGCGGTTACCTGTCTCCTTACTTCATCAACAAACCAGAAACAGGTGCTGTTGAGTTAGAAAACCCATTCATTCTGTTAGTTGATAAAAAAGTCTCTAACATCCGTGAATTACTGCCAGTATTAGAAGGCGTTGCTAAAGCAAGCAAACCACTGTTAATCATCGCTGAAGATGTTGAAGGTGAAGCACTGGCAACTCTGGTTGTTAACACCATGCGTGGTATTGTTAAAGTTGCCGCGGTTAAAGCACCGGGCTTCGGTGACCGCCGTAAAGCAATGCTGCAAGATATCGCAATTCTGACTAACGGTACTGTTATCTCTGAAGAGATCGGTATGGAGTTAGAAAAAGCGACATTAGAAGATTTAGGTCAAGCAAAACGTATCGTTATCAACAAAGACACTACCACTATCATTGATGGTGTGGGTGAAGAATCTGCGATCGCAGGCCGTGTTGCACAAATTCGTCAACAAATCGAAGAGTCTTCTTCAGACTACGACCGTGAAAAACTGCAAGAGCGCGTTGCTAAATTAGCTGGTGGTGTTGCGGTAATTAAAGTGGGCGCAGCAACTGAAGTTGAAATGAAAGAAAAACGTGCTCGTGTTGACGATGCTCTGCATGCAACTCGCGCAGCTGTTGAAGAAGGCGTTGTTGCTGGTGGTGGTACTGCACTGGTTCGCGTTGCAGCGAAACTGGAAGGCATGAAAGGTGATAACGAAGAGCAAACTGTTGGTATTCGTGTTGCTCTACGTGCGATGGAAGCGCCTATGCGCCAAATCGTTACCAACGCAGGTGAAGAAGCTTCAGTTGTTGTTAACAACGTGAAAGCAGCTAAAGGTAACGAAGGTTACAACGCAGCAACTGATGCTTATGGCGACATGATCGACATGGGTATCTTAGACCCAACTAAAGTAACGCGTTCTGCTCTGCAATTTGCAGCGTCTATCGCGGGTCTGATGATCACCACTGAAGCGATGATCACTGAAATGCCAAAATCAGATGCACCTGACTTAGGTGGCGCTGGTATGGGCGGCATGGGTGGAATGGGCGGTATGATGTAA
- the sugE gene encoding quaternary ammonium compound efflux SMR transporter SugE has translation MAWVVLLFAGLLEVVWAVGLKYSHGFTRLTPSIITIIAIIASMGLLAYAMRDLPVGTAYAIWTGIGAVGTAIVGIIFLGESANMFRLLSLALIITGLIGLKVSS, from the coding sequence ATGGCTTGGGTAGTCCTTTTATTTGCAGGTTTATTAGAAGTAGTATGGGCTGTAGGGTTAAAATACAGCCATGGTTTTACCCGCTTAACGCCAAGTATCATCACTATTATCGCTATTATTGCGAGTATGGGGCTATTGGCTTATGCCATGCGTGATTTGCCTGTCGGCACCGCTTATGCAATTTGGACAGGTATTGGTGCAGTGGGTACGGCAATTGTTGGGATTATTTTCCTTGGGGAATCAGCGAATATGTTTCGCTTATTAAGCCTTGCCTTGATTATTACAGGGCTAATTGGCTTAAAAGTATCAAGTTAG
- the cstA gene encoding pyruvate/proton symporter CstA — protein sequence MGKQLIWIVLALLGAFSLGYIALNRGEQINALWIVVAAVCIYLIAYRYYGLFIAKKVLQVDATRMTPAIRHNDGLDYVPTDKKVLFGHHFAAIAGAGPLVGPVLAAQMGYLPGMLWLLAGVVLAGAVQDFMVLFVSTRRDGRSLGELVKEEMGNTAGVLALIACFMIMVIILAVLAMIVVKALTHSPWGTYTVAFTIPLAIFMGIYTRYIRPGRIGEVSIIGLVFLVFAIISGGWVAESETWAPYFDYTGVQLTWMLVGYGFVAAVLPVWLLLAPRDYLSTFLKIGTIIGLAIGILILNPNLQMPSLTKYIDGTGPVWAGDLFPFLFITIACGAVSGFHALISSGTTPKMLANENQACFIGYGGMLMESFVAIMALVAACVIDPGVYFAMNSPMAMLAPAGTQDVVASAAQVVSSWGFQITPEQLNSIANDVGETSIISRAGGAPTLAVGMAYILHGALGGLMNVAFWYHFAILFEALFILTAVDAGTRAARFMLQDLLGVVSPSLKRTDSLPANLIATALCVLAWGYFLHQGVVDPLGGINTLWPLFGIANQMLAGMALMLCAVVLFKMKRQRYAWVALVPTAWLLICTMTAGWEKTFSEDARVGFLAVANKFQAMIDSGNIPVQYTESQLTQLIFNNRLDAGLTIFFMIVVVLLALFSIRTALKALKSDQPTANEVPYEPMPANYEEIVANTRHH from the coding sequence ATGGGTAAACAATTAATATGGATTGTGCTCGCATTACTTGGTGCTTTTTCACTGGGTTACATCGCCTTAAATCGAGGTGAACAGATTAATGCCCTGTGGATCGTTGTTGCTGCTGTGTGTATTTATCTGATTGCATACCGATATTACGGGCTTTTTATTGCTAAAAAAGTACTCCAAGTTGATGCAACTCGTATGACACCAGCAATTCGTCATAACGATGGCTTAGATTACGTACCAACAGACAAAAAAGTATTATTTGGCCACCACTTTGCCGCCATTGCAGGAGCAGGCCCTCTTGTCGGCCCTGTGCTTGCGGCGCAAATGGGCTATTTACCTGGTATGCTTTGGCTACTTGCCGGGGTTGTCCTAGCTGGTGCCGTACAAGACTTTATGGTGCTGTTTGTTTCAACACGTCGAGACGGCCGCTCACTGGGTGAATTAGTTAAAGAAGAAATGGGCAATACCGCAGGGGTGTTGGCTTTAATCGCTTGTTTTATGATTATGGTGATCATCTTAGCGGTACTGGCCATGATTGTCGTAAAAGCCCTCACTCACAGCCCATGGGGAACTTACACCGTTGCCTTTACTATTCCATTGGCTATTTTTATGGGTATTTATACCCGCTATATACGCCCAGGACGTATTGGTGAAGTTTCTATTATAGGGCTAGTTTTCCTCGTATTTGCCATTATCTCTGGGGGTTGGGTTGCTGAAAGCGAAACTTGGGCACCTTATTTTGACTATACCGGTGTTCAACTCACTTGGATGTTAGTGGGATACGGCTTTGTTGCTGCCGTTTTACCCGTTTGGTTGCTACTTGCACCACGTGACTACCTATCAACCTTCTTAAAAATTGGGACTATTATTGGTTTAGCAATTGGTATTTTAATCCTCAATCCAAATCTACAAATGCCATCACTGACGAAATATATTGATGGTACAGGGCCTGTCTGGGCAGGGGATCTGTTCCCATTCCTATTTATCACCATTGCTTGTGGTGCAGTATCCGGTTTCCACGCACTGATTTCATCAGGCACCACACCAAAAATGTTGGCGAATGAAAACCAAGCTTGTTTTATCGGCTATGGTGGCATGCTGATGGAGTCCTTTGTGGCGATTATGGCGTTAGTTGCCGCTTGTGTGATTGACCCGGGTGTTTATTTCGCCATGAATAGCCCTATGGCGATGTTAGCGCCTGCGGGTACGCAAGATGTCGTCGCTTCAGCTGCCCAAGTCGTCAGTAGTTGGGGCTTCCAGATCACCCCTGAACAGCTCAACAGTATTGCTAATGATGTGGGTGAAACCAGTATTATTTCACGTGCCGGCGGTGCTCCAACACTGGCTGTTGGGATGGCGTATATTCTCCACGGTGCCCTTGGCGGCCTAATGAATGTTGCCTTCTGGTACCACTTCGCCATTTTATTTGAAGCATTATTTATTTTAACCGCAGTGGATGCAGGAACTCGAGCAGCACGCTTTATGCTGCAAGATTTACTGGGTGTGGTTTCTCCCTCCTTGAAACGCACCGATTCGTTACCCGCAAACTTGATAGCAACTGCCCTGTGTGTGCTAGCTTGGGGTTATTTCCTCCACCAAGGTGTTGTCGACCCGCTTGGTGGTATTAACACCTTATGGCCACTGTTTGGTATCGCGAACCAAATGTTGGCGGGTATGGCATTAATGCTGTGTGCTGTGGTACTGTTCAAAATGAAGCGCCAAAGATACGCATGGGTCGCTTTAGTCCCAACTGCATGGTTGTTAATCTGTACCATGACTGCTGGCTGGGAGAAAACCTTCAGTGAAGATGCCCGTGTTGGTTTCTTAGCTGTCGCAAATAAATTCCAAGCAATGATTGATAGCGGTAATATTCCTGTTCAATATACGGAATCTCAATTAACTCAGTTAATTTTCAATAACCGCTTAGATGCAGGATTAACTATTTTCTTTATGATTGTTGTGGTATTACTGGCTCTATTCTCCATCCGCACTGCGTTGAAGGCATTAAAATCTGACCAACCAACTGCGAATGAAGTACCCTACGAGCCAATGCCAGCCAACTATGAAGAAATCGTGGCAAATACGCGCCATCATTGA
- a CDS encoding YbdD/YjiX family protein — MFGELGKAARYLGQAAKMMVGVPDYDNYVAHMQKTHPDQTPMTYEEFFKERQDARYGGKGGFKCC, encoded by the coding sequence ATGTTTGGAGAACTGGGAAAAGCAGCCCGCTACCTAGGCCAAGCGGCAAAAATGATGGTCGGCGTCCCCGATTACGACAACTACGTCGCTCATATGCAAAAAACACACCCTGACCAAACTCCCATGACCTATGAAGAGTTTTTCAAAGAGCGCCAAGATGCACGCTACGGTGGTAAAGGTGGGTTTAAGTGCTGTTAA
- a CDS encoding co-chaperone GroES, whose protein sequence is MKIRPLHDRVIVKRKEVESKSAGGIVLTGTAASKSTRGEVLAVGNGRILENGEIKALDVKVGDIVIFNDGYGVKAEKIDNEEVLIMSESDILAIVEA, encoded by the coding sequence ATGAAAATTCGTCCATTGCATGACCGTGTTATCGTTAAACGTAAAGAAGTTGAATCAAAATCTGCAGGCGGGATCGTTCTAACGGGGACTGCTGCAAGCAAATCAACTCGTGGTGAAGTTCTTGCTGTCGGCAACGGCCGCATCCTCGAAAATGGTGAAATCAAAGCACTGGATGTGAAAGTTGGTGATATCGTAATCTTTAACGATGGTTATGGCGTGAAAGCTGAAAAAATCGACAATGAAGAAGTCCTGATTATGTCCGAAAGTGACATCCTGGCAATTGTTGAAGCGTAA
- a CDS encoding DUF2188 domain-containing protein → MAGKNQHVVKRPEGWAVRGENNSRDTSVHRTQEDARLAAREIAKNQKSEVVIHGRDGRIRDKDSYGNDPFPPKG, encoded by the coding sequence ATGGCTGGAAAAAATCAACATGTAGTAAAGCGTCCTGAGGGTTGGGCTGTCCGCGGAGAAAATAATTCTAGAGACACATCTGTTCATCGAACACAAGAAGATGCAAGGCTTGCAGCTCGTGAAATAGCAAAGAATCAAAAAAGTGAAGTAGTTATACATGGTAGGGATGGACGAATTAGAGACAAAGATTCTTATGGTAATGATCCATTCCCGCCTAAAGGTTAG
- the epmB gene encoding EF-P beta-lysylation protein EpmB, translating to MVDIVTQNTSSREVWIQQLAEAITNPDELLQILNLENHLSSKEGSEARKLFPLRVPMPFISRMKKGDPLDPLLLQVLTAKAEFDIHPGFSTDPLEEQDNEIPSLLHKYHNRALLLVKGGCAVNCRYCFRRHFPYEDNKGNKNNWLMAVDYIKNHTELNEIIFSGGDPLMAKDHELDWLISQLEAIPHIKRLRIHTRLPVVIPERITEALCKRLASSKLQVIMVTHVNHANEIDEPFTAAMQKLKLSGVTLLNQSVLLRQVNDNVTALMNLSNALFDAGILPYYLHVLDKVQGAAHFLVSDTEARQLIQQLLSKVSGYLVPKLAREIGGEPSKTLLDLNLRQN from the coding sequence ATGGTCGATATTGTAACTCAAAATACCTCATCCAGAGAAGTCTGGATACAACAACTTGCAGAAGCAATCACTAATCCAGATGAATTGCTGCAAATACTTAACCTAGAAAACCACCTTTCATCGAAAGAAGGCAGTGAGGCACGCAAATTATTTCCTTTACGCGTTCCAATGCCCTTTATTTCCCGCATGAAGAAAGGCGATCCACTAGACCCTCTGTTATTGCAGGTATTAACCGCAAAAGCAGAGTTTGATATACATCCAGGTTTTTCTACTGACCCACTAGAAGAGCAGGATAATGAAATTCCAAGTTTACTGCATAAATACCACAACCGCGCATTACTGCTGGTAAAAGGTGGCTGTGCAGTCAACTGTCGCTACTGTTTTCGCCGGCATTTTCCTTATGAAGACAACAAAGGAAATAAAAATAACTGGTTGATGGCTGTGGATTATATAAAAAACCACACCGAACTCAATGAAATCATCTTCTCAGGTGGTGACCCATTAATGGCAAAAGACCATGAACTCGATTGGCTTATCAGCCAATTAGAGGCAATCCCACATATAAAGCGCCTTAGAATTCATACTCGTTTGCCTGTAGTGATACCAGAACGTATCACTGAAGCTCTCTGTAAACGCCTTGCTAGCTCAAAGTTACAAGTCATTATGGTGACGCACGTTAACCACGCTAACGAAATCGACGAGCCATTCACCGCAGCAATGCAAAAGCTAAAGTTATCAGGTGTGACATTATTAAACCAAAGCGTATTACTGCGCCAAGTTAATGACAACGTGACAGCTCTGATGAATTTAAGTAATGCTCTATTTGACGCGGGTATTTTACCTTATTACTTACATGTATTAGATAAAGTCCAAGGTGCTGCTCACTTTTTAGTGAGTGATACTGAAGCTAGACAATTAATACAGCAATTATTAAGTAAGGTCTCAGGGTACCTTGTGCCTAAGCTCGCTCGGGAAATTGGAGGAGAGCCAAGTAAAACGCTGCTTGACCTGAACTTAAGGCAGAACTAG
- the efp gene encoding elongation factor P, with protein sequence MATYSTNEFRSGLKIMLDGEPCVVLESEFVKPGKGQAFARVRIRKLISNKLLEKTFKSTDSVDGADVMDMNLTYLYNDGEFWHFMNNETFEQLAADEKTVGDNAKWLVDQAECILTLWDGRPIAVTPPNFVELEITDTDPGLKGDTAGTGGKPATLSTGAVVKVPLFVQIGEVIRVDTRSGEYVSRVK encoded by the coding sequence ATGGCTACTTATAGTACCAATGAATTCCGCTCAGGTCTTAAAATCATGTTAGATGGCGAGCCTTGTGTCGTTTTAGAAAGTGAATTCGTCAAACCGGGTAAAGGTCAAGCGTTCGCACGTGTGCGTATTCGTAAACTGATTTCTAACAAACTGTTGGAAAAAACATTTAAGTCTACTGACTCTGTTGACGGTGCAGATGTCATGGATATGAACTTAACTTACCTGTACAACGACGGTGAGTTCTGGCATTTCATGAACAACGAAACTTTCGAACAGTTAGCAGCGGACGAAAAAACCGTTGGCGATAACGCGAAATGGTTAGTTGACCAAGCAGAATGTATTTTAACACTGTGGGACGGCCGTCCTATCGCAGTCACTCCACCTAACTTTGTTGAGTTAGAAATTACTGATACTGACCCTGGCCTGAAAGGTGATACCGCAGGTACAGGTGGTAAACCTGCAACACTGAGCACTGGCGCAGTGGTTAAGGTTCCTCTGTTTGTTCAGATCGGAGAAGTGATCCGTGTTGATACTCGTTCTGGTGAGTATGTTTCACGTGTAAAATAA
- a CDS encoding helix-turn-helix domain-containing protein, which translates to MKKDWHSADIIAAIKKKGSSLSQISRQAGLNSSTLNNALSRRWPKGERIIAEFLDIPASEIWPSRYNEK; encoded by the coding sequence ATGAAAAAAGATTGGCATTCAGCTGATATTATTGCAGCGATAAAGAAAAAAGGCTCTTCTCTTTCTCAAATATCACGGCAAGCAGGATTAAACTCATCAACATTAAATAATGCCCTTTCAAGACGTTGGCCTAAAGGAGAAAGAATTATTGCTGAATTTTTGGATATACCGGCATCTGAAATTTGGCCATCGCGTTATAACGAAAAATAA
- a CDS encoding DUF4156 domain-containing protein, with translation MRIKVLLGAAALLLLAGCSTTTNLTAAGSQVRFVENQPGSDCQLLGQVAGTQSNWLSGVNNESSSMRSAANDLRNKAAAMGGNVIFGASSPSETVLSSFIPLDSKMVGQVYKCP, from the coding sequence ATGCGAATTAAAGTCTTGCTTGGTGCTGCTGCATTATTGCTTTTAGCTGGTTGTTCAACAACAACTAATTTGACTGCGGCAGGCTCACAAGTTCGTTTTGTTGAGAATCAACCTGGAAGTGATTGCCAACTTCTCGGTCAGGTTGCAGGGACTCAAAGCAACTGGTTGAGTGGAGTAAATAATGAATCTAGCTCAATGCGCAGCGCAGCAAATGATTTACGTAATAAAGCCGCAGCAATGGGCGGTAACGTGATTTTTGGTGCATCAAGCCCAAGTGAAACCGTGTTATCTAGCTTCATCCCATTAGATAGCAAAATGGTTGGCCAAGTTTATAAGTGCCCCTAA
- a CDS encoding EamA family transporter, protein MSLRDILLALCVVIIWGVNFVIIKLGVTALPPLLLGALRFMFVAFPAIFIFKRPKIPFKLLLLYGLTISFGQFAFLFCAIRVGMPAGITSVILQSQAFFTLLLGAMILKESLQPTHFIGMFIAIAGLTVLANGATAGGLDDIPLLGLVFTLIAGLSWACGNITNRIIMKQEGAEKCSALSLVSWSALIPIIPFLISSWILEGEEAITEGLSGFNWSVFGVIIYLAYLSTFVGYGIWGVLLGRYEAWRVAPFSLLVPVFGLSSSALFLGEHINGVQVAGLVLIMLGLITTLFGKKMIQKLRRA, encoded by the coding sequence ATGAGTCTCAGAGACATCTTACTCGCCCTTTGTGTGGTAATCATTTGGGGAGTTAACTTCGTTATCATTAAACTCGGTGTGACCGCACTTCCACCGTTATTATTAGGTGCCTTACGCTTCATGTTTGTGGCCTTTCCCGCTATTTTTATTTTTAAGCGCCCTAAAATTCCATTCAAATTATTGCTTCTCTATGGGCTAACGATTAGCTTTGGCCAATTCGCCTTCTTATTTTGTGCTATTCGAGTTGGAATGCCTGCGGGTATAACCTCTGTCATATTGCAATCCCAAGCTTTCTTTACCCTATTACTTGGCGCAATGATTTTAAAAGAATCATTACAGCCAACACACTTTATTGGTATGTTTATCGCGATTGCAGGGCTAACGGTGTTAGCCAATGGTGCCACCGCCGGTGGACTAGATGATATTCCATTACTCGGGTTGGTTTTTACACTAATTGCTGGGTTATCATGGGCTTGTGGAAATATTACCAATAGAATTATTATGAAACAGGAAGGCGCTGAAAAATGCAGTGCCCTATCTTTGGTCAGTTGGAGCGCACTGATCCCAATTATCCCGTTTTTAATTAGTTCATGGATATTAGAAGGTGAAGAAGCGATTACGGAAGGGCTATCCGGTTTTAACTGGTCAGTCTTTGGTGTCATTATCTATTTAGCTTATTTATCAACATTTGTCGGCTATGGGATCTGGGGAGTATTACTTGGTCGCTATGAAGCGTGGCGAGTTGCTCCTTTTTCATTGTTGGTTCCTGTCTTTGGTTTAAGCAGTAGTGCTTTATTCCTTGGAGAGCACATAAATGGCGTACAAGTTGCTGGCCTCGTTTTAATCATGCTTGGCCTAATTACGACGCTTTTTGGCAAAAAAATGATTCAAAAATTAAGGCGAGCCTAG
- the aspA gene encoding aspartate ammonia-lyase — protein sequence MSNNTRIEEDLLGKKEVPADAYYGVHTLRAIENFYISDRTINDVPEFIRGMVMVKKAAALANKEQHTIPRNIADTIIKACDVVLNEGKCMDQFPVDVFQGGAGTSLNMNTNEVLANIGLELMGHKKGEYEFLNPNDHLNKSQSTNDAYPTGFRIAVYNSILKLIESVEYLKKGFEAKAEEYKDILKMGRTQLQDAVPMTVGQEFHAFATLLKEEEKNLKRSIELLLEVNLGATAIGTGLNTAPGYSELAVKKLAEVTGLPCIPAEDLIEATSDCGAYITVHAGLKRLAMKLSKICNDLRLLSSGPRAGLKEINLPELQAGSSIMPAKVNPVIPEVVNQACFKVIGNDICVTMAAEAGQLQLNVMEPAIGQAMFESISLMSNACRNLQEKCISGITVNKEICEAFVFNSIGIVTYLNPFIGHHNGDIVGKICAETGKSVREVVLERGLLTEAELDDIFSVENLKHPAYKAKRFDD from the coding sequence ATGTCAAACAATACTCGTATCGAAGAAGACCTGTTAGGTAAAAAAGAAGTTCCAGCTGATGCCTATTATGGTGTTCATACTCTGCGTGCGATTGAAAACTTTTATATCAGCGACCGCACTATTAACGATGTCCCAGAATTTATTCGCGGCATGGTTATGGTTAAAAAAGCGGCGGCTTTAGCCAATAAAGAACAACACACTATTCCACGTAATATCGCGGACACCATCATCAAAGCGTGTGACGTTGTTCTAAATGAAGGCAAATGCATGGACCAGTTCCCTGTTGATGTATTCCAAGGTGGTGCGGGCACATCACTGAATATGAATACCAACGAGGTTCTTGCAAACATCGGTCTTGAACTGATGGGTCATAAGAAAGGTGAATATGAATTCTTAAACCCTAATGACCACCTAAACAAAAGCCAATCCACTAACGATGCATACCCTACAGGGTTCCGTATCGCAGTGTATAATTCTATATTGAAGTTAATTGAATCTGTTGAATACCTGAAAAAAGGCTTTGAAGCTAAAGCTGAAGAATACAAAGACATTCTGAAAATGGGTCGTACCCAGTTACAGGATGCCGTTCCAATGACCGTCGGCCAAGAATTCCATGCTTTCGCGACTCTCTTAAAAGAAGAAGAGAAAAACTTAAAACGCAGCATCGAATTACTGCTCGAAGTTAACTTAGGCGCAACTGCTATCGGTACTGGCCTGAATACTGCGCCTGGCTACTCAGAGCTTGCAGTTAAAAAATTAGCCGAAGTGACTGGTTTACCATGCATTCCTGCTGAAGACTTAATCGAAGCAACCTCTGACTGTGGTGCTTACATCACTGTTCATGCTGGCTTAAAACGTCTGGCAATGAAACTGTCTAAAATTTGTAACGACTTACGTCTGTTATCTTCCGGTCCTCGTGCAGGTCTGAAAGAAATTAATTTACCTGAGTTACAAGCTGGTTCTTCTATCATGCCAGCAAAAGTTAACCCTGTAATTCCTGAAGTTGTTAACCAAGCTTGTTTCAAAGTTATTGGTAACGATATCTGCGTAACAATGGCAGCTGAAGCGGGCCAATTACAATTAAACGTAATGGAACCAGCGATTGGCCAAGCGATGTTCGAGTCTATCTCTCTAATGAGCAACGCATGTCGTAATCTGCAAGAAAAATGCATTAGCGGCATTACAGTAAACAAAGAAATCTGTGAAGCGTTTGTATTTAACTCCATCGGTATCGTCACTTATCTGAACCCATTCATTGGTCACCACAATGGTGATATCGTGGGTAAAATCTGTGCTGAAACCGGTAAGAGTGTACGCGAAGTTGTTCTTGAACGCGGTTTACTGACTGAAGCTGAACTGGATGATATTTTCTCTGTTGAGAACTTAAAACACCCAGCTTATAAAGCAAAACGCTTTGATGACTAA